Sequence from the Paenibacillus tundrae genome:
ATGTATGGTTTCACAACAATTCGTTTGTGCCTCACGACATCATGCCAGAGCTGGTACGTAACACCATGGAGTATATTGAAGAGCATATCACGCAAGACATTACGCTAGGTAAACTTGCCGAAGAGTTCTATATGAACAGCACTTCCATCAGTCGCCAGTTTAAAAAGCACACCGGACTAACTCTCCGCTCCTACATTCTAGGTCGGCGTATTGAGCTTGCCAAATTCCACCTCTCTGAAGGGATGAGCATTACAGATACGTGCTTTCAATCGGGCTTTAGTGATTACGCCAATTTTATTCGGAGTTTTACCAAATTAGTTGGCATCTCTCCAGGCAAATATATTAAGAAACGACGAGATACGTTCAAGTCTGCTGTGAGTTCTTCATCCAATATGTAAATGGCTGCAATCTTGTACGAAACGAGCTGTCGCCTGCGAGGTTTGCGAAGTGGTATGTAGAATAGCCCAAAAACATCGAGTCAAGTATCTGAACTCGATGTTTTGGGAGGATTTAATCCATTAATACCATTCATCAATCATCATTTAGATGGGCACAATGCGGTTTGATTTTTACTATTGAATTTCTTTTCCCGTCCACAATCGAACGCGATCTTTAATCCATTCCGTATATTGCTGCTCCATCGCTACTGCCCCCGCGTTGTCAATCTCCGTCAGCATATCATCATATATGCGGCTAAAGGCATCCGGTGAAGCGGTGATGGCTTCTGCAATTCGCTTCTGGACAATATCCTGCGTTTTTTGGTACGCAACCGTATAATCCGCACTATCCGTAGGAATCGGCATATTGTAAGCCGCCCCCCATTCTTTTACCGGAAACTCTTCTTCGGAAGGAAATAGATCCTTCCACGTTGTGATCCCGTATCCTTTCAAAGCTTCTTTCTCCACTTCCGAATAGCCTTGTTGAATCTGTTCAGGATAATTGGTTGTGTAGTAGTTATCCGTTGAATCTTTCACACCGTCGCCGTAATGTGCACCGAAAATATAATACAATCCAACGCCTGATTCTTTGGAGAACGTATTGTTATCTTTGTTCTTCTGTTCCTGTACGTCTGCTGGAATGTTGCGAACACCATCTTCTACGACATAATGCTCGCCTTCAACACCCCAGTTTCTGAGAACTTGCCCTTCTTCAGAAGACATCCAGTCCAAAAATTTGATGGCTCGCACCGGATCTTCACAATCCACTGTAATTCCGATACCATAGCCATCAAAACCGATATCTTGAAAATCTTTGCGCTGGAAGCTCTCATCAAGCGTAACCGGATAATATCCATATGTCATATCGTCTTTGCCAGCACTTTTCAATGCATTCTCAGCATCGCTGAAGCCCCAGTTCGGATCAAGCAATGACAAGACACGTCCACTGGCGATTTTGGATTTATATTGATCATCCTTTTGGACAAAACTGTCTTTATCCAACAAACCTTCATTATACATTTTGTTCAGCCATTCAAA
This genomic interval carries:
- a CDS encoding ABC transporter substrate-binding protein, encoding MRAVSKTLGACIVASCILITTGCGDSTDQSDSSSSDLDSPITFSFFGADASPNWNNMQDAVGKKITEETGVTIDADFDISSGGGNDRISLMAASGDYPDLIFPKGNLSRLVDAGAMIDLTDLIEEHAPNLKKVYGEHFNRLKYSNDDPSIYWLPTNGAVDQIYFDATNGAAIQHRVVKELGYPEIKTLEDYENVLRQYYEKHPTTEDGQPTIPLTLSADGWRRMITVTDPAAMSTGIPGDGEYYINPDTYEAILHYKRPEEKKYFEWLNKMYNEGLLDKDSFVQKDDQYKSKIASGRVLSLLDPNWGFSDAENALKSAGKDDMTYGYYPVTLDESFQRKDFQDIGFDGYGIGITVDCEDPVRAIKFLDWMSSEEGQVLRNWGVEGEHYVVEDGVRNIPADVQEQKNKDNNTFSKESGVGLYYIFGAHYGDGVKDSTDNYYTTNYPEQIQQGYSEVEKEALKGYGITTWKDLFPSEEEFPVKEWGAAYNMPIPTDSADYTVAYQKTQDIVQKRIAEAITASPDAFSRIYDDMLTEIDNAGAVAMEQQYTEWIKDRVRLWTGKEIQ